A portion of the Kazachstania africana CBS 2517 chromosome 2, complete genome genome contains these proteins:
- the RPN2 gene encoding proteasome regulatory particle base subunit RPN2 (similar to Saccharomyces cerevisiae RPN2 (YIL075C); ancestral locus Anc_7.274) has protein sequence MSLTSATPLLALLKENDDSVKSYALQSINGIVDQEWPEVSNDLPDIEALYDDSSFSNRKMAALVASKVYYNLGEYEPAVKYALAAEECFDIDEKTQFVETIVSKSIELYIELSGKKFEDEQNKSEIDPKLTSIFERMLDKCIKATEFKLAVGIAMEGLRLDIVEAILSSRLKEDTESNTLKLINYVLTAATTTVSNTAFKTKILDLLFKISMAMESIDYYTVCKLIVNLNDSNSAVELFEKLRIDGNQEVSYQIAFDLVSSATQGLLTALAAELRQRKYDQKLVHILSGVPTCDFRNTFLLKKSNIDVGLLNKAKSSLDGKYSLFHTAVSVANGFMHAGTTDNSFIKANLSWLGKAQNWAKFTATASLGVIHKGNLVDGKKVMAPYLPGSRATSRYIKGGSLYALGLIYAGFGTDILDFLIENIDENMNYIGDEDIDILMHGASLGLGLAAMGVDEMGVNESLKAVLYSDLANSGEAAALGFGLSKLGTGDDEDIFAFAQETKHGNIKRGIAMAMSLINYGRQEQADEIIDSMLNNEDPLIRYGGAYTVGLAYVGTGNNKAVKKLLHFAVSDSNDDVRRAAVTSLGFLLLRDYTTVPKIVELLANSHNPHVRCGTAFALGISCAGKALDSALDVLEPLMKDPVDFVRQAAMIASSMIMIQQTEKLNPRVAEINKTFLNVMTNKHQEGLAKFGACVAQGIMNAGGRNVTIQLENPETGTLDAKSIVGLAMFSQFWYWFPLSHFLSLAFTPTVAIAVRGSDLAIPDFELNCYAKEGVFDYRKMYEEEADKEVEKVATAVLSTTARAKARAKKTKKDTKAEETKKLEEKELSAKAEEQKPTENDEYYKNKYSSTPFKLANMSRVLPQQARYVSFIKDGRFVPIRKSKNTSGIIIVHDTKPEEPIETIETVRSSKDIDAPLPSEFIVKDELDFDKIIDA, from the coding sequence ATGTCATTAACATCTGCAACTCCATTATTGGCATTACTCaaggaaaatgatgatTCCGTAAAATCATACGCTTTACAATCAATCAACGGAATCGTAGACCAAGAATGGCCCGAAGTTTCGAACGACTTGCCCGACATTGAAGCCTTATATGATGACAgctcattttcaaatcgtAAGATGGCTGCTCTCGTTGCATCCAAAGTTTATTACAACTTGGGTGAATATGAGCCAGCAGTTAAATATGCATTAGCTGCCGAAGAATGTTTTGATATAGATGAAAAGACTCAATTTGTCGAAACCATTGTTTCAAAGAGCATTGAATTATACATTGAACTCTCTGGTAAGAAATTTGAGGATGAGCAGAATAAAAGTGAAATCGACCCAAAATTgacatcaatttttgaaagaatgtTGGATAAATGTATAAAGGCAACCGAGTTCAAATTAGCTGTCGGTATCGCAATGGAAGGTCTTAGATTAGATATTGTAGAGGCCATTTTAAGTTCtagattgaaagaagacACCGAATCAAACactttaaaattgataaattatgTCTTAACTGCCGCAACCACAACTGTTTCAAACACTGCCTTCAAAACCAAAATATTAGATctattattcaaaatttcaatggcaATGGAGTCTATCGATTACTATACTGTCTGTAAATTAATTGTTAATTTAAATGACTCTAATTCTGCCgttgaactttttgaaaaactaaGAATAGACGGCAACCAAGAAGTTTCATACCAAATCGCATTTGATTTAGTCTCTTCAGCAACCCAAGGTCTATTGACTGCATTGGCTGCTGAGTTAcgtcaaagaaaatatgatCAGAAATTAGTACATATATTATCAGGTGTACCGACCTGTGATTTCCGCAACACTTTCTTGCTTAAGAAAAGCAACATTGACGTAGGCCTTTTGAACAAAGCTAAATCTTCCTTGGATGGtaaatattcattattcCACACAGCTGTTAGTGTAGCCAACGGTTTCATGCATGCTGGCACAACCGACAACTCATTCATTAAAGCTAACCTATCCTGGCTAGGCAAAGCTCAAAACTGGGCCAAATTTACTGCTACTGCATCTTTAGGTGTAATTCATAAGGGTAATTTAGTTGATGGTAAGAAAGTCATGGCGCCATACTTACCTGGTAGTCGCGCAACTTCTCGTTATATCAAAGGTGGTTCCTTATATGCATTGGGTTTAATATACGCTGGGTTTGGTACAGATATTCTTGATTTcctaattgaaaatattgatgaaaatatgaaCTATATTGGCGATGAGGATATCGATATTCTAATGCATGGTGCCTCCCTGGGATTGGGTTTAGCTGCGATGGGTGTCGATGAAATGGGTGTCAATGAATCCCTCAAAGCAGTTCTTTATAGTGATCTAGCCAATTCCGGTGAGGCTGCTGCTTTAGGTTTTGGGTTGAGTAAGCTAGGTACtggtgatgatgaagatatttttgcTTTTGCCCAAGAGACTAAGCATGGTAATATCAAGCGTGGTATTGCTATGGCAATGTCACTAATCAACTATGGCCGTCAAGAACAAGCagatgaaatcattgaCAGCATGTTGAATAATGAGGATCCTCTAATACGTTACGGTGGTGCTTATACTGTTGGGTTAGCTTATGTTGGTACAGGTAATAACAAAGCTgtcaagaaattattaCATTTTGCTGTTTctgattcaaatgatgatgttaGAAGAGCGGCTGTTACATCCTTAggttttcttcttttacGTGATTACACGACCGTTCCAAAAATTGTCGAATTATTAGCAAATTCACATAATCCCCATGTTCGTTGCGGTACTGCATTTGCATTAGGTATTTCATGTGCTGGTAAAGCACTTGATTCTGCATTAGATGTTTTGGAACCTTTAATGAAGGATCCAGTTGATTTCGTTCGTCAAGCAGCTATGATCGCTTCATCTATGATCATGATTCAACAAACCGAAAAATTGAATCCAAGAGTAGCTGAGATTAACAAGACTTTCTTGAATGTCATGACTAACAAGCATCAAGAAGGTTTGGCTAAATTCGGTGCATGTGTGGCACAAGGTATCATGAATGCAGGTGGACGTAATGTTACTATTCAACTCGAAAATCCAGAAACTGGTACATTGGATGCTAAATCCATTGTTGGGTTAGCTATGTTCTCTCAGTTTTGGTATTGGTTCCCATTATCCCACTTTTTATCTTTAGCATTCACACCAACAGTCGCCATTGCTGTTCGTGGTAGCGATTTAGCCATTcctgattttgaattaaatTGCTACGCCAAGGAGGGCGTTTTCGATTACAGAAAGATGtacgaagaagaagctgacaaagaagttgaaaagGTCGCTACTGCTGTTTTATCGACGACAGCAAGAGCTAAAGCTAGAGCAAAGAAGACTAAAAAGGATACGAAGGCGGAAGAAACGAAAAAGTTAGAGGAAAAAGAGCTAAGTGCAAAGGCAGAAGAACAAAAGCCAACTGAAAATGACGAATACTATAAGAATAAATACTCTTCAACACCATTTAAGCTCGCGAACATGAGTCGTGTGCTGCCACAGCAAGCCAGATATGTTTCGTTTATCAAGGATGGCCGTTTTGTTCCAATTCGTAAATCGAAGAACACAAGTGgtataattattgttcatgACACTAAACCAGAAGAACCTATTGAAACCATTGAGACAGTTAGATCTAGTAAAGATATTGATGCACCACTACCATCAGAGTTCATTGTAAAGGATGAATTAGATTTTGACAAAATAATAGATGCCTAA
- the SER33 gene encoding phosphoglycerate dehydrogenase SER33 (similar to Saccharomyces cerevisiae SER3 (YER081W) and SER33 (YIL074C); ancestral locus Anc_7.273), translated as MNIINLQNAAQQDITFEPKADTISASPIQTFIDSLRHRLSVSRQPKALKPFSPGDIKILLLENVNQSATNIFQEQGYQVESYNGALTEDCLIEKIKDVHAIGIRSKTKLTAKILEHAKKLIVIGCFCIGTNQVDIDYAASIGVAVFKSPFSNSRSVAELVIAEIITLARQIGDRSIELHTGTWNKVSSRCWEVRGKTLGIIGYGHIGSQLSVLAESLGMHVLYYDIVTIMPLGTAKQMSTLNELLNKADFVTCHVPATPETKNMLSAPQFSAMKDGAYVINASRGTVVDISSLLTVMKAEKVAGAAFDVFPSEPANNASGVYNDTLNNWTSELISLPNVILTPHIGGSTEEAQCVIGNEVAHMLSKYINEGTSVSSVNLPEISLKTLALDKENTVRILYIHKNIPGVLKTVNDILADHNIDKQFSDSRDNIAYLMIDISSVSQDEIKQLYDSLNQTNAKISVRILY; from the coding sequence ATGAACATTataaatttacaaaatgcTGCCCAGCAAGATATCACTTTTGAACCTAAGGCAGATACCATCTCAGCATCGCCTATCCAGACTTTTATCGACAGTTTACGTCATCGCTTAAGCGTTTCAAGGCAGCCAAAAGCTCTAAAGCCATTTTCTCCGGGAGATATCAAAATCCTATTACTAGAAAATGTCAATCAAAGTGCGaccaatatttttcaagagCAAGGTTATCAAGTGGAATCTTATAATGGAGCACTTACAGAGGATTGcctaattgaaaaaatcaaagatgTACACGCAATTGGAATAAGATCCAAGACAAAGTTAACAGCAAAAATTCTAGAGCATGCAAAAAAGTTAATTGTTATTGGTTGCTTCTGTATTGGTACAAATCAAGTTGATATCGACTATGCTGCCAGTATTGGGGTCGCAGTATTCAAGTCACCATTTTCCAACTCGAGATCAGTCGCTGAATTGGTCATAGCAGAGATCATTACTCTTGCCAGACAAATTGGAGATCGATCAATCGAACTTCATACGGGCACTTGGAACAAAGTTTCAAGCAGATGCTGGGAAGTAAGAGGTAAAACTTTAGGTATTATAGGTTATGGCCATATTGGATCTCAATTGTCTGTCCTTGCAGAGTCGTTGGGCATGCATGTCCTCTACTATGATATTGTTACTATTATGCCATTAGGAACTGCAAAACAAATGTCTACTTTGAATGAGCTGTTGAATAAAGCTGACTTTGTAACATGCCATGTTCCAGCAACTCCAGAAACCAAAAACATGCTATCAGCACCACAATTTTCAGCCATGAAGGATGGAGCATATGTCATCAATGCTTCAAGAGGCACTGTCGTAgatatttcatcattacTTACTGTCATGAAGGCTGAGAAAGTTGCTGGCGCGGCGTTTGATGTGTTTCCCAGTGAGCCAGCTAACAATGCCTCGGGTGTTTACAATGATACCTTGAATAACTGGACCTCAgaattaatttctttaccAAATGTTATTTTGACCCCTCATATAGGTGGCTCCACAGAAGAAGCACAATGTGTCATTGGAAATGAAGTGGCACACATGTTAAGcaaatatatcaatgaaGGAACCTCTGTCAGTTCGGTCAACCTGCCGGAAATCAGTCTAAAAACATTAGCGCTGGACAAAGAAAACACAGTTCGTATATTATACATTCATAAGAACATCCCGGGTGTATTAAAGACAGTTAATGATATTCTTGCCGATCACAACATTGACAAACAGTTTTCTGATTCACGTGATAATATCGCATATTTGATGATTGATATTTCTTCAGTTAGTCAAGATGAAATCAAGCAGCTTTACGACAGTTTGAACCAAACAAATGCTAAAATTTCAGTTAGAATATTATACTAG
- the SPO22 gene encoding Spo22p (similar to Saccharomyces cerevisiae SPO22 (YIL073C); ancestral locus Anc_7.272), producing MPEVISTFKSTLIEFCEVANWITSQVFEINSIDAVSSSTIINKIDALQPVAIKYNKSFRSSDILIDDDVILKLENSSSSLWNSIAIAIKANHDQNVLLMRCKLFSSILLSVHESLVPTVNMKLRTFKCYVNCLKTILDYKIQEANLINKVNENADTYLRILNEVKDLTTVESTELKTLKFEFYILNFQLVLKDNDIETAKIYYGKVGIRDNLEIIQNDLLIEVTRVIYNAMTDLHKDNETSHLLDVIFFLKEVHSFLELPVENLKAHIDYSNIRYKNLILLTKCLITQFTDLNECESYLNALQSEYSRKIEPYILNVSLIKKKDITDYDSINEILIRMITSVDISSNFESIMGCINEFAEANTKMALVSLDYMFTNKIDPQQETELLEKLLLTRVFITTQSKTMNESDILKSLETFCENLKKILMHRLTKNTVSCIITLLWNSGKKLEKMEKYNEAINYYELALDELFCKDYTEIAKIQRALQSCYIMNEDFENAEKVYHKMKEFDKKSPLTQLLMTKISLQKNDKSSVLQCLEKIKNSDEDNSINAFILAITECKKLPELVVSGVTLLFEKLQDKEQGKGTTTNWSVPTLCLIRYTIQMIIKLAEKEESAITNYFNTIAILLQKALTCLQKLMLSNHIHMREKTNDEVVEESISVDEIEWFASVAYNTAVRFDNAPVITNDQLQNFTKLAKNFMDMIPLNEFTVPKMFHYEYWQLKCSLLDIYVSRRSSIKPEFEKQAEQVLHEIMKLKENKEIELSLQKEQVGLLDILLVDAVSIYYDILLETRDRQKLGHLLEITQRYQNMEIECMLVDAVLILTDLPEFLQIEIISSVLERNLSNMDISDIYVCFWLRTLLEHNVDDKLSDFSGRLLTRLKINFSSNTSASDTLKQEVELIATLCWNVGINNLIAEKKDEAMRWFKDALDFAKLVNNGMVTQLKDLWKSLAPNAAYSDSQIESFLSL from the exons ATGCCTGAGGTTATATCGACTTTTAAATCAACGCTTATTGAGTTCTGCG AGGTGGCAAATTGGATAACCTCCCaagtatttgaaataaattcaatagaTGCTGTCAGTTCTAGTACCATTATAAACAAGATAGATGCATTACAACCGGTGGCTATCAAATACAATAAATCTTTCAGATCTTCCGATATCttaattgatgatgacgtaattttgaaattagaaaattcttcttcttcgcTATGGAATAGCATAGCAATAGCAATAAAGGCGAATCATGATCAGAATGTCCTTTTGATGCGGTGCAAATTATTCAGTTCCATCCTTTTATCTGTCCATGAAAGTTTAGTACCGACCGTAAATATGAAGCTAAGAACTTTCAAATGCTACGtcaattgtttgaaaaCAATTTTAGATTATAAGATACAAGAAGCCAACTTAATAAATAAAGTAAACGAGAATGCTGACACTTATCTGAGAATTCTGAATGAAGTCAAAGACCTAACAACTGTGGAATCAACAGAATTGAAAACTCTAAAATTTGAGTTTTATATACTTAATTTCCAGTTGGTACTGAAGGATAATGACATTGAGACAGCTAAAATTTACTATGGGAAAGTTGGCATCAGAGacaatttggaaataattcaaaatgattTATTAATAGAAGTCACAAGAGTAATTTATAATGCTATGACAGATTTGcataaagataatgaaactTCACATTTGCTAGAcgtcatcttctttcttaaaGAAGTTCACTCTTTTTTAGAATTACcagttgaaaatttaaaagcTCATATCGATTATTCCAATATTCGTTACAAAAATCTGATTTTATTAACAAAATGCCTAATTACCCAATTTACGGATTTAAATGAGTGTGAATCATACCTCAATGCTTTGCAATCtgaatattcaagaaaaatcgAACCTTATATCTTAAACGTCAGCttaattaagaaaaaagatattacTGATTATGattcaataaatgaaattcttATAAGAATGATTACCTCAGTTGATATCAgctcaaattttgaatcaataaTGGGTTGTATAAATGAATTTGCAGAAGCAAATACAAAAATGGCTTTAGTATCATTAGACTATATGTTCACAAACAAAATTGATCCTCAACAGGAAACTGAActattagaaaaattattgttaaCACGCGTTTTCATTACTACGCAATCCAAAACTATGAATGAATCAGACATTCTTAAGAGTTTAGAGACTTTCTGTgagaatttaaaaaaaattttaatgcATAGATTAACAAAAAATACTGTATCATGTATAATTACTCTATTATGGAATAGtggaaagaaattagaaaaaatggaaaaatataatgaagCTATCAATTATTATGAATTAGCTCTTGATGAActattttgtaaagattACACAGAAATTGCCAAAATTCAGAGAGCATTACAATCCTGCTATATAATGAacgaagattttgaaaatgctgaaaaagtttatcataaaatgaaagaatttgataaaaaatcacCTCTGACACAATTATTAATGACAAAAATTTCCTTGCAAAAAAACGACAAGAGTTCAGTTCTTCAATGCCtggaaaagataaaaaattcagaTGAAGACAATTCAATAAACGCCTTTATACTGGCAATAACAGAATGTAAGAAGCTTCCAGAACTAGTCGTCAGTGGAGTCACCTTactatttgaaaaacttcaaGATAAGGAACAAGGTAAAGGCACGACCACAAATTGGTCGGTACCGACTCTTTGTTTAATTCGGTACACCATACAGATGATTATCAAGCTTGCTGAAAAAGAGGAATCTGCCATaacaaattatttcaaCACGATTGCTATTCTACTACAAAAAGCTTTGACTTGCCTACAAAAGCTGATGTTATCAAATCATATTCACATGAGGGAAAAGACTAATGATGAGGTAGTAGAAGAGTCAATTTCTGTGGATGAAATAGAATGGTTTGCATCTGTTGCTTATAACACTGCTGTTAGATTTGACAACGCTCCAGTCATCACTAATGAtcaattacaaaatttcaCAAAACTTGCGAAGAATTTTATGGACATGATTCCATTGAACGAATTTACAGTACCCAAGATGTTTCATTACGAATATTGGCAGCTTAAATGCTCACTTCTTGATATTTATGTTTCGAGAAGGAGTTCAATAAAGccagaatttgaaaagcaGGCTGAACAGGTTTTACAcgaaataatgaaattaaaagaaaataaagaaatcgAACTTTCATTACAAAAAGAGCAGGTTGGCCTGCTTGACATCTTGCTTGTGGATGCTGTATCAATATATTACGACATCTTGTTAGAAACGAGAGATCGCCAAAAATTAGGTCACCTGTTAGAGATAACACAGCGTTATCAAAATATGGAAATTGAGTGCATGCTAGTGGATGCTGTTTTGATCCTTACTGATTTGCCTgaatttttacaaattgaaataatatcttctgtgcttgaaagaaatttaagTAATATGGACATTAGTGATATTTATGTTTGCTTCTGGTTAAGGACTCTCTTGGAACATAACGTAGATGATAAACTAAGTGACTTCAGCGGCAGATTATTAACAAGGTtgaaaattaatttttcaagtaaTACCTCTGCATCTGACACATTGAAACAAGAGGTAGAGTTAATCGCTACACTCTGTTGGAATGTTGGAATAAATAATCTAATAGCTGAGAAGAAAGATGAGGCAATGCGCTGGTTTAAAGATGCTTTAGACTTCGCAAAATTAGTCAACAATGGAATGGTCACACAGTTAAAAGATTTATGGAAATCATTGGCACCTAATGCAGCTTACTCAGACAGCCAGATTGAGAGTTTTCTATCActataa
- the KAFR0B01290 gene encoding uncharacterized protein (similar to Saccharomyces cerevisiae YER079W; ancestral locus Anc_7.270), whose product MCAVKSPAVSAKDVGSAISSRDGAGSCLTSVTDSNLDANTDDFSMKAVYELDPSEMGVSRSISRCSLNSAMSMTATKDGVEGSKFKRDGIPQYSLNLLNSMNYNGSSSSITNKKKHHDLSDLSNLPPMTLREKMKLLNNDKQLSAIDSLDSLLDQNKPASELSRSEVDSTASVLGGDDLSYIHAFRSPSHHSITSSLNLTS is encoded by the coding sequence ATGTGCGCTGTTAAATCACCAGCAGTCTCGGCTAAGGATGTTGGGTCTGCTATTTCATCGCGTGACGGAGCTGGTTCGTGTTTGACATCAGTTACTGACAGTAATTTGGATGCAAATACTGacgatttttcaatgaaagcTGTCTATGAATTAGACCCATCTGAGATGGGTGTTTCAAGATCTATTTCGCGATGCTCACTGAATTCAGCCATGTCAATGACAGCGACAAAGGACGGCGTTGAAGGTTCAAAGTTTAAGAGGGACGGGATTCCTCAATATTCGTTAAACTTACTGAACAGTATGAATTATAATGGAAGTAGTTCCAGTATTACcaataagaagaaacatCACGATCTATCCGACCTATCAAATCTGCCTCCCATGACtttaagagaaaaaatgaaattgttgaaCAATGACAAACAACTGTCTGCCATAGACTCCTTGGACAGTCTCCTAGATCAAAATAAACCCGCTAGTGAGCTGTCTCGCAGCGAAGTAGATAGCACTGCAAGTGTTCTGGGTGGTGATGATTTATCCTACATTCACGCATTCAGGAGCCCTTCTCATCACAGCATCACAAGCAGTTTGAACTTAACCTCTTAA
- the HOP1 gene encoding Hop1p (similar to Saccharomyces cerevisiae HOP1 (YIL072W); ancestral locus Anc_7.269) yields the protein MSTNQLVLTKQKPPATKTAITIEQSQKLVQTMLTMSFGCIAFLRGLFPDENFIDQRFVPEKVDKNYNKQTASHANSIKIKTLLRGKSKDADLLLDWLEKGVFQSVKLRYLKMLSLEIFLDEDNPAELIENYCFKFDYNFNDNSVSMKINDDKDSISLLDSRKMAQQLMRRFIIITQSLDPLPQKKFLNMKLMFNDSVDPDYQPTMFRDATFDKRATIQIPLSSNLESCSAGNLNTNFQKLNLNVYSAADNTTKEGTRQIDPFEIALDAEEEEQVQSQSILKAGSVQFVDSPTTNVLSKFLNSSQPSIQPTQKAFQNYTQEVGTRSTLGQIENSQGRCECSIPCTQSASSVKKCKLCKRELHGICYGNCGRPMVEACLTCLVGETHWGFKSDEFKDLMILRRCYRFMARKRGSVSSVLAFFEQVVPADLLDKEYMERIKFAVAVLFHDNIFTLEDDQNRKRTQTKRVSNSVMIDVDGGLLINYNKQLLKGERHIWNFSYTSPKAHSCYMDVFAKSTSQFEEWLQEIKELRLICKNPTSELPAMEKLAIDDDHDLNTQDPIIIRSKRKNIDLEQYLKDENSSLIISDTIDMKKQHDEPASKKIRKISVSKKTLKSIW from the coding sequence ATGTCTACAAACCAGCTGGTGCTCACGAAGCAGAAGCCGCCTGCAACTAAAACTGCGATCACTATTGAACAATCGCAGAAGCTAGTACAGACCATGCTAACCATGTCTTTTGGTTGTATAGCATTTCTTAGAGGTTTATTCCCTGATGAGAATTTCATAGATCAAAGATTTGTACCTGAAAAAGTGGATAAGAACTATAACAAACAGACGGCGTCACACGCAAATTCgattaaaattaaaactTTACTTAGAGGGAAATCAAAAGATGCAGATCTTTTATTAGATTGGTTAGAAAAAGGTGTTTTCCAGTCAGTAAAATTAAGATATCTGAAAATGTTAAGTTTAGAGATATTTTTAGATGAAGATAACCCAGCAGAACTTATTGAAAACTATTGTTTTAAATTCGATTACAATTTTAATGATAATTCTGTTAGTATGAAAATTAATGATGACAAGGACTCAATTTCTTTGCTAGATTCGAGAAAAATGGCACAACAATTAATGAGGAGATTTATTATAATAACGCAGTCTCTCGACCCATTACCACAGAAGAAATTCCTCAATATGAAACTGATGTTCAATGATTCTGTTGATCCGGATTATCAGCCAACTATGTTTAGAGATGCCACATTCGATAAAAGAGCGACCATCCAAATACCTCTTTCTTCGAATTTAGAAAGCTGTTCCGCTGGTAATTTAAATACAAATTTCCAGAAGCTTAATCTGAATGTCTACTCCGCAGCTGATAATACTACTAAAGAAGGTACTCGCCAGATTGATCCCTTCGAAATTGCTTTAGACGCTGAGGAAGAGGAGCAAGTTCAATCTCAAAGTATCCTAAAAGCAGGATCAGTACAATTTGTTGACAGTCCAACTACAAATGTCCTcagtaaatttttgaactcATCACAACCCAGTATTCAGCCTACGCAAAAAGCCTTCCAGAATTATACTCAAGAGGTTGGCACTCGTAGTACATTGGGGCAAATAGAAAATAGTCAGGGCAGATGTGAGTGTTCAATCCCATGTACCCAGTCTGCAAGTAGTGTGAAAAAATGTAAACTTTGTAAAAGAGAGCTGCATGGAATTTGTTACGGCAATTGTGGTCGTCCAATGGTGGAGGCATGCTTGACTTGTTTAGTTGGTGAAACCCACTGGGGTTTCAAATCtgatgaattcaaagatttaatgattttaaGAAGATGTTACAGATTTATGGCCAGAAAGCGTGGAAGTGTGAGTTCAGTATTGGCTTTCTTTGAGCAAGTGGTACCTGCTGATTTGTTAGACAAAGAGTATATGgaaagaataaaatttgCAGTAGCAGTGCTATTTCACGATAACATTTTTACATTAGAGGATGATCAAAATCGAAAAAGGACGCAAACTAAAAGAGTCAGTAACTCGGTTATGATTGACGTCGATGGCGGGCTACTTATTAATTATAATAAACAATTATTAAAAGGTGAAAGACACATATGGAACTTCAGTTATACATCTCCTAAGGCACATTCCTGTTACATGGATGTTTTTGCTAAATCAACAAGTCAGTTTGAAGAATGGCtacaagaaattaaagagTTGAGGTTAATTTGTAAAAATCCAACCAGCGAATTACCAGCAATGGAAAAGCTGgcaattgatgatgatcaTGATCTTAACACACAAGATCCGATTATAATTAGGtcaaaaaggaaaaatattgatctAGAACAATACTTAAAGGATGAAAACAGTTCTCTTATCATATCTGATACAATTGACATGAAAAAGCAACATGATGAACCTGCtagcaaaaaaataaggAAGATCAGTGTTTCGAAAAAAACGTTAAAGAGCATCTGGTGA